The genomic segment ACGGGGAAGAAGCAGTGGTACTGCCTTACACCAATATAATCCGCGACCTGGCCATTCTCCTGGCAGCCTTCTTGTCTCTAAAAACTACTCCCCAGCTTATTCGCAAAGATAATCGCTTCACCTGGGGCCCCATCAAGGAAGTGGCCACCCTTTTTGCCGGTATCTTCATGACCATGATCCCGGCCCTGGCCATCCTCCACGCCCGTGGTGCGGAATTGGGCTTAACCCACCCGGCGCAGTTTTTCTGGGCCACGGGGTCCCTTTCCAGCTTCCTGGATAACGCTCCCACGTACCTGGTGTTTTTGACCACTGCCGCTAGCCTGGGAGCCGCCAGCGGCGTGCCGACCACTGTAGGGATAGTAGCTCCCAAGATGTTGCTGGCCGTATCCTGTGGGGCGGTGTTTATGGGGGCCAATACTTATATCGGTAATGCTCCCAACTTTATGGTGCGCTCCATAGCGGAAGAGAATGCCATCCGCATGCCGAGCTTCTTCGGCTATATGGCCTGGTCGATGGGTATTTTAATTCCCCTGTTTATCCTGGACACCCTCCTCTTTTTCCGTTAACCCTTAACAGGATTGCCATGCAGGTAATAGCTTTTATGGATAAAGCCGGTGCTCCAGCACCGGCTTTATCCATTTACTTCCCCTGACGGTACCACGTTAGCAGATGGTGGTTACTGGCAGCTTCGTACCCCTGCGAGGGGACTTTTTGATATCTATTAGTGGTAGAATATGGCGCCAATGGCAGGAAAAAGACGATTCTAGTCGTATTTTTAATTGAGTAAGAACTTTTTACCGGGGTGATAGGAAGTGTGGGAATGGGACGGCCGCGTGCGCTGGCTGGCCGCAGCCCTGGTGGCGGCCTTCCTCTTCGGCGCCGGTCTCCAGTACGGCCGCTGGCAGGAACGGCAAGCGGCAAAAGAGCTGCCCCGGGTTGTGCCGGGAGATAAAGCCGCGGCGGCTCTTACCGGGGACAAACCTGCCGCTGAGGACCAGGGGGCTAACGATTCCAAACCACCGACCATCCAGGTCCACGTAGCCGGGGCGGTGCAGAGGCCCGGTGTCTACGAGCTCAAGGCCGGAGCCAGAGTCAACGAAGCAGTCAGCCTGGCAGGGTTATTACCGGAGGCCAATCCTAATGCCCTGAACCTGGCCGCGCCTTTAAATGACGGCCAGCAGGTGATTGTTCCCCGCCAGGGCGAGGCAGGGCCGGCAGGTGGTAGTAGCAATTTTTCCGGCCCGGTAACTTCTGGGGGAGGCACTGCCGGCGATACTGCTAAGACAGGCGGTAAGGTAAATATTAACACCGCCACCATGGCGGAGCTGGATAGTTTACCTGGTATAGGCCCTACCCTGGCCCAGCGCATCATCGACTACCGGAACCAGAAAGGCCCCTTCCGGACTATTGAAGACCTGCAGAATGTCTCCGGTATCGGGCCGGGCAGGTTCAACGACCTCAAGGATTTGATAACTGTTTATTGACCACCTGTGTTGATTCTTGACACACGGGTAACAGGACGGCAATACTTGACACGGGGGGAAGGTGAAGATAAACTTGCTATGTGACTAAATTCTAAGGAGAGTATGAGAATGAACTACATCCAGGCCATTGTCCTGGGCCTGGTCCAGGGCCTTGGCGAGTTTTTGCCTATCTCCAGTTCTGCCCATCTGGTTTTGCTTCCCTGGTTTTTCCGCTGGCCCGACCCGGGCTTAACCTTTGATGTCGCCTTGCACCTGGGTACGCTGATTGCCGTGGTAGCTTATTTCTGGCGAGACCTTATAGAATTGGTTGTTTGCGGCTTGTTTCAACCCAGGAGCCAGGACGGCCGCCTCTTCTGGTACCTGGTTGTTGCCTCCATCCCGGGGGCCATCTTTGGTTATCTCCTGGAAGACCAGGCCGCGACGGTTTTCCGCTCGCCCCAGCTCATTGCTTTAACCCTTACCTTGATGGGTATTGGCCTGTGGTGGGCCGACCGGGTGGGTCGAAAGACCCGGCAAATGGATGATATTACCCTGGCTGACAGCATTATTGTTGGTATTTCCCAGGCACTGGCCATAATCCCCGGCGTCTCTCGTTCCGG from the Moorella sp. E308F genome contains:
- a CDS encoding ComEA family DNA-binding protein, whose amino-acid sequence is MWEWDGRVRWLAAALVAAFLFGAGLQYGRWQERQAAKELPRVVPGDKAAAALTGDKPAAEDQGANDSKPPTIQVHVAGAVQRPGVYELKAGARVNEAVSLAGLLPEANPNALNLAAPLNDGQQVIVPRQGEAGPAGGSSNFSGPVTSGGGTAGDTAKTGGKVNINTATMAELDSLPGIGPTLAQRIIDYRNQKGPFRTIEDLQNVSGIGPGRFNDLKDLITVY
- the uppP gene encoding undecaprenyl-diphosphatase UppP, encoding MNYIQAIVLGLVQGLGEFLPISSSAHLVLLPWFFRWPDPGLTFDVALHLGTLIAVVAYFWRDLIELVVCGLFQPRSQDGRLFWYLVVASIPGAIFGYLLEDQAATVFRSPQLIALTLTLMGIGLWWADRVGRKTRQMDDITLADSIIVGISQALAIIPGVSRSGITMSAGLLTGMQRETAARFSFLMSVPIIAGAALLQLKELTLAAINLPFILGVLTAAVVGFLAIKFLLQYLRHGSYLLFTWYRICLAALVVAVLWLRR